One Panicum virgatum strain AP13 chromosome 3N, P.virgatum_v5, whole genome shotgun sequence DNA segment encodes these proteins:
- the LOC120666491 gene encoding probable glycerol-3-phosphate acyltransferase 3 — translation MAKKMLPAAANKLLSALLHTGTIAPGRPPRAARSSPAVVHRCAPPAARLAGAGTTLVVDVDGALLLPRRSLLFAYFMLVALESGSFLRGLALLLLYPAIALLEALGGRGMAVRAMAAVAFCGLRAGTFRAGRSVLPRWLLEDVAAEALEAARRAGDPARVVWASAMPRVMVEPFLREYLQVPAAAAVAASEMRTAWGLYTGLMECGEATSSVLRKNAAAGGDDDDDVVGFSAGSSSMDFLRSPLASICKELYVASPEEQSKWRRLRRRDYPSPLVFHDGRLAFLPTPIGAVAMFMWLPLGAVLSVARLAVAMALPYRYATALLAATGQSWRLRGALPPDSRGAASGQLYACNHRTLIDPVYVSIALDRQVRAVSYSLSRVSDMLSPIGATVHLVRDRARDGAAMARLLGRGDSVVVCPEGTTCREPYLLRFSPLFAELGGERGVVPVALAVESSMFYGTTASGWKGVDPFYYLANPRMCYTVEFLDRVDTAAVGEGKAASTDVANRVQRIIAAALGYECTMLTRKDKYLMLVGNDGAVAVAPPRRQR, via the coding sequence ATGGCGAAGAAGATGTTGCCGGCGGCGGCTAACAAGCTCCTCTCCGCCCTCCTCCACACCGGCACCATCGctcccggccggccgccgcgagccgcgcgCAGCTCGCCCGCCGTCGTCCACAGGTGCGCCCCTcccgcggcgcggctcgccggcgcggggaCCACGCTGGTCGTCGACGTCGACGGCGCCCTGCTCCTGCCGCGCCGCTCTCTTCTCTTCGCCTACTTCATGCTCGTCGCCCTCGAGTCCGGCAGCTTCCTCCGCGGCCTCGCCCTGCTGCTCCTCTACCCCGCCATCGCCCTGCTCGAAGccctcggcggccgcggcatggccgtgcgcgccatggccgcggtcGCCTTCTGCGGGCTGCGCGCTGGCACGTTCCGCGCCGGCCGCTCCGTCCTGCCGCGGTGGCTCCTGGAGGACGTCGCGGCCGAGGCGCTCGAGGCCGCGCGGCGGGCCGGCGACCCGGCCCGGGTGGTCTGGGCGAGCGCCATGCCGAGGGTGATGGTGGAGCCGTTCCTGAGGGAGTACCTCCAggtgccggccgcggcggccgtcgcGGCGAGCGAGATGAGGACGGCGTGGGGGCTCTACACCGGCCTCATGGAGTGCGGCGAGGCGACGTCGTCGGTGCTGAGGAAGAACGCGGCCGCCGGaggcgacgatgacgacgacgtcgTGGGGTTCTCTGCCGGCAGCTCCTCCATGGATTTCCTTCGCAGCCCTCTGGCATCCATATGCAAGGAGCTCTACGTGGCGAGCCCGGAGGAGCAGAGCAAGTGGcggcgcctgcggcggcgcgactACCCAAGCCCGCTCGTCTTCCACGACGGCCGGCTGGCGTTCCTGCCGACGCCGATCGGCGCGGTCGCCATGTTCATGTGGCTCCCCTTGGGCGCGGTCCTCTCCGTCgcgcgcctcgccgtcgccatggccCTGCCGTACCGGTACGCCACggcgctcctcgccgccacgGGCCAGTCGTGGCGCCTGCGCGGCGCGCTCCCGCCGGACagccgcggcgccgcctccggccagCTCTACGCGTGCAACCACCGCACGCTCATCGACCCGGTCTACGTGTCCATCGCGCTGGACCGGCAGGTCCGCGCCGTGTCCTACAGCCTGAGCCGCGTCTCCGACATGCTCTCGCCGATCGGCGCCACCGTCCACCTCGTCCGGGACCGCGCCcgcgacggcgccgccatggcgcGGCTCCTGGGACGCGGCGACAGCGTGGTGGTCTGCCCCGAGGGCACCACCTGCCGGGAGCCCTACCTGCTCCGCTTCAGCCCGCTGTtcgccgagctcggcggcgagcgcggcgtcgTGCCCGTGGCGCTCGCCGTCGAGAGCAGCATGTTCTACGGCACGACGGCCAGCGGGTGGAAGGGCGTCGACCCCTTCTACTACCTGGCCAACCCCAGGATGTGCTACACGGTGGAGTTCCTGGACAGGGTGGACACGGCCGCCGTCGGGGAGGGGAAGGCGGCCAGCACCGACGTGGCCAACCGCGTGCAGCGGATcatcgcggcggcgctcgggtacGAGTGCACCATGCTCACCAGGAAGGACAAGTATCTCATGCTTGTCGGCAACGATGGCGCcgtggcggtggcgccgccacGGCGGCAAAGGTAG
- the LOC120666492 gene encoding uncharacterized protein LOC120666492, whose translation MEATAAPRALSLLAPSPPASLRMNCWRVAFGGVRRRGAVPVRAKKKKGRGGDGGAEERVDTHSFAPKAGEAAGLFPEAVLLRKKMAREDGQVAPEFADAEEEKLYDFLNIQLESDLNLKRMRHYEVVYLIHEDRVEEVEDVGSKVQDFVREKKGRIWRLNNWGLRRLAYKIKKATHANYILMNFEIESRYINDFKTLLDKDERIIRHLVMKRDEAITEDCPPPPEFHTLRAQQYFDDEYEDEEEEEEEDWNARSELESVDYDEDDVEAGDEPEIIYVDEADQDNYEDSQDTRRRNRKLKVKKYTAEKVLR comes from the exons ATggaggccaccgccgcgccgcgggcgCTCTCCCTCCTGGCGCCGTCTCCACCGGCTTCGCTGCGGATGAATTGCTGGCGCGTCGCCTTTGGAGGCGTGAGGCGGCGGGGGGCCGTGCCAGtcagggcgaagaagaagaaggggaggggcggGGACGGGGGTGCGGAGGAGCGGGTGGACACGCACAGCTTTGCTCCCAaggccggcgaggccgccgggCTGTTTCCCGAGGCCGTCCTGCTTAGGAAG aaaATGGCGAGAGAGGATGGTCAAGTGGCACCAGAATTTGCTGATGCAGAAGAAg aaaagctaTATGACTTTCTTAACATTCAGCTTGAGAgtgatttgaatttaaaaagaA TGCGGCACTATGAAGTAGTTTATCTAATTCATGAGGATCGTGTTGAAGAAGTTGAAGATGTTGGATCAAAAGTACAAG ATTTTGTCagggagaagaaaggaagaatatGGAGGCTTAACAATTGGGGATTGCGCAGGCTTGCTTACAAAATAAAGAAAGCAACACATGCCAACTACATCCTAATGAACTTTGAGATAGAGTCAAGGTACATCAATGACTTCAAGACCCTGCTAGACAAGGATGAAAGGATCATCCGACACCTTGTTATGAAACGGGATGAGGCAATTACTGAAGACTGCCCTCCCCCACCAGAGTTCCACACTCTGCGAGCTCAACAATattttgatgatgaatatgaagatgaggaggaagaggaagaggaggattgGAATGCCAGGAGTGAACTAGAGTCTGTTGATTATGATGAGGATGATGTTGAAGCTGGTGATGAACCTGAAATTATTTATGTTGATGAAGCTGATCAGGACAATTACGAAGACAGTCAAGACACTAGAAGAAGGAACAGGAAGCTGAAGGTGAAGAAGTATACAGCAGAAAAGGTATTGAGGTAG
- the LOC120666493 gene encoding rhodanese-like domain-containing protein 6 isoform X2, with protein sequence MDATRQPGQRRGDGGGDRYGVLLYYKYAEVPNAAALAAFYEEHCRSLALVGRVRVGPDGVNATLGGRMTALEKHIAEMSSNTLFEGTDFKLASCEDPVDERVARECGFTSLSVRVVKELVTLCSNPTSAPPEISSAGRHLSAAEFHSVLQNVAGTSLDAVASVEKNEVVVVDARNVYETRIGKFNVPNVETLDPEIRQYSDLPSWIDEHTEKLRGKSILMYCTGGIRCEMASAYIRSKGEGFENVFQLYGGIQRYLEQFPDGGYFEGKNFVFDHRISVGSLKENMLGTCLICGTSYDDYSSRCRCSHCRMLVLVCPTCQDSTKEYVCELCQKNGKEPCQISTRQDCKIQTGLSEPSGFENKSISSHNVTSKVPWSNDSEQLKKLRILCLHGFRQNASNFKGRTSALAKKLKHIAELIFIDAPHELSFVYQPIQGCCSDKPSPPAAIPKRKFAWLIAPNTSFNAEQDWKAADVPFDPLQYQQQTKGFEESYTYLENAISEIGNFDGILGFSQGAAMAALFCRQQQKTCGAPKFRFGMFCSGYPAPVGDFDGEPIKLPSLHCFGNGEGHDRQIANRASAELAGLFQQDCCSVVEHDMGHIIPTRSPYIDQIKDFLSIFL encoded by the exons ATGGATGCAACGCGGCAGCCGGGCCAGCGtcgaggagatggcggcggagACCGCTACGGCGTGCTTCTCTACTACAAGTACGCCGAGGTGCccaacgccgccgcgctcgccgcgtttTACGAGGAGCACTGCCGCAGCCTCGCGCTCGTCGGCCGCGTCCGCGTCGGCCCCGACGGCGTCAACGCCACG CTCGGGGGACGGATGACGGCTCTAGAGAAGCACATCGCGGAGATGAGCTCCAACACCTTGTTCGAGGGCACGGACTTCAAGCTGGCTTCCTGCGAGGATCCAGTTGACGAGAGGGTCGCCAGGGAGTGCGGCTTCACCTCGCTCTCCGTCCGGGTCGTCAAG GAGCTGGTTACCCTGTGCTCGAATCCCACATCGGCACCACCAGAGATTTCAAGTGCAGGGAGACACTTGTCGGCTGCTGAGTTTCATTCGGTGCTCCAAAATGTCG CTGGGACTAGTTTGGATGCGGTGGCATCTGTTGAGAAGAATGAAGTGGTTGTTGTGGACGCGAGGAATGTGTATGAGACGCGGATAGGCAAGTTCAATGTACCAAATGTGGAGACTTTAGATCCAGAAATCAGGCAATACAGTGACCTGCCTTCATGGATAGATGAGCATACTGAGAAGCTGCGTGGGAAATCAATTCTGAT GTACTGCACAGGAGGCATACGCTGTGAGATGGCATCAGCTTATATTCGCTCGAAAGGTGAAGGATTTGAGAACGTTTTTCAG CTATATGGTGGCATCCAGCGGTATCTGGAGCAATTTCCAGATGGTGGCTATTTTGAAGGAAAGAATTTTGTGTTTGACCACAG AATCTCAGTGGGAAGCCTGAAAGAGAACATGCTTGGAACATGTTTAATATGTGGTACTTCCTATGATGATTATTCATCTCGGTGCCGTTGCAGCCACTGCAGAATGTTGGTATTAGTGTGCCCTACATGTCAG GATTCCACTAAGGAATATGTATGCGAGCTATGTCAAAAGAATGGAAAAGAACCCTGCCAAATATCAACAAGGCAAGACTGCAAAATACAGACAGGGCTATCTGAACCTTCTGGTTTTGAAAATAAATCCATAAGCAGTCACAATGTGACCTCCAAAGTTCCCTGGAGTAATG ATAGCGAGCAGCTGAAAAAGCTGAGGATCCTCTGCTTGCATGGTTTCCGTCAGAACGCATCCAATTTTAAGGGAAGAACATCAGCACTTGCCAAGAAGCTGAAGCACATTGCTGAGCTCATCTTCATAGACGCTCCTCATGAGCTTTCTTTTGTATACCAACCGATCCAGGGCTGCTGCTCTGACAAACCCTCACCTCCGGCTGCGATTCCAAAACGGAAATTCGCATGGCTCATTGCGCCAAACACCAGCTTCAACGCCGAGCAAGACTGGAAGGCTGCAGATGTGCCGTTCGACCCACTTCAGTACCAGCAACAAACCAAAGGCTTTGAGGAATCATACACCTATTTAGAAAACGCCATCTCTGAGATTGGAAACTTCGATGGAATCCTTGGCTTCTCTCagggcgccgccatggccgcattgttttgcaggcagcagcagaagaCATGTGGTGCTCCGAAGTTCAGGTTTGGGATGTTCTGCTCCGGGTATCCAGCACCAGTGGGCGATTTTGATGGTGAACCGATCAAGCTCCCCTCGCTTCATTGTTTTGGCAACGGTGAAGGCCATGACAGGCAGATAGCGAACAGGGCGAGCGCCGAACTTGCCGGTCTGTTTCAGCAGGATTGCTGCTCTGTGGTTGAGCATGATATGGGCCACATAATCCCCACCCGGTCGCCCTACATCGATCAAATAAAGGATTTCCTGTCCATTTTCCTATGA
- the LOC120666493 gene encoding rhodanese-like domain-containing protein 6 isoform X1, protein MDATRQPGQRRGDGGGDRYGVLLYYKYAEVPNAAALAAFYEEHCRSLALVGRVRVGPDGVNATLGGRMTALEKHIAEMSSNTLFEGTDFKLASCEDPVDERVARECGFTSLSVRVVKELVTLCSNPTSAPPEISSAGRHLSAAEFHSVLQNVAGTSLDAVASVEKNEVVVVDARNVYETRIGKFNVPNVETLDPEIRQYSDLPSWIDEHTEKLRGKSILMYCTGGIRCEMASAYIRSKGEGFENVFQLYGGIQRYLEQFPDGGYFEGKNFVFDHRISVGSLKENMLGTCLICGTSYDDYSSRCRCSHCRMLVLVCPTCQDSTKEYVCELCQKNGKEPCQISTRQDCKIQTGLSEPSGFENKSISSHNVTSKVPWSNGKVKCYTDSEQLKKLRILCLHGFRQNASNFKGRTSALAKKLKHIAELIFIDAPHELSFVYQPIQGCCSDKPSPPAAIPKRKFAWLIAPNTSFNAEQDWKAADVPFDPLQYQQQTKGFEESYTYLENAISEIGNFDGILGFSQGAAMAALFCRQQQKTCGAPKFRFGMFCSGYPAPVGDFDGEPIKLPSLHCFGNGEGHDRQIANRASAELAGLFQQDCCSVVEHDMGHIIPTRSPYIDQIKDFLSIFL, encoded by the exons ATGGATGCAACGCGGCAGCCGGGCCAGCGtcgaggagatggcggcggagACCGCTACGGCGTGCTTCTCTACTACAAGTACGCCGAGGTGCccaacgccgccgcgctcgccgcgtttTACGAGGAGCACTGCCGCAGCCTCGCGCTCGTCGGCCGCGTCCGCGTCGGCCCCGACGGCGTCAACGCCACG CTCGGGGGACGGATGACGGCTCTAGAGAAGCACATCGCGGAGATGAGCTCCAACACCTTGTTCGAGGGCACGGACTTCAAGCTGGCTTCCTGCGAGGATCCAGTTGACGAGAGGGTCGCCAGGGAGTGCGGCTTCACCTCGCTCTCCGTCCGGGTCGTCAAG GAGCTGGTTACCCTGTGCTCGAATCCCACATCGGCACCACCAGAGATTTCAAGTGCAGGGAGACACTTGTCGGCTGCTGAGTTTCATTCGGTGCTCCAAAATGTCG CTGGGACTAGTTTGGATGCGGTGGCATCTGTTGAGAAGAATGAAGTGGTTGTTGTGGACGCGAGGAATGTGTATGAGACGCGGATAGGCAAGTTCAATGTACCAAATGTGGAGACTTTAGATCCAGAAATCAGGCAATACAGTGACCTGCCTTCATGGATAGATGAGCATACTGAGAAGCTGCGTGGGAAATCAATTCTGAT GTACTGCACAGGAGGCATACGCTGTGAGATGGCATCAGCTTATATTCGCTCGAAAGGTGAAGGATTTGAGAACGTTTTTCAG CTATATGGTGGCATCCAGCGGTATCTGGAGCAATTTCCAGATGGTGGCTATTTTGAAGGAAAGAATTTTGTGTTTGACCACAG AATCTCAGTGGGAAGCCTGAAAGAGAACATGCTTGGAACATGTTTAATATGTGGTACTTCCTATGATGATTATTCATCTCGGTGCCGTTGCAGCCACTGCAGAATGTTGGTATTAGTGTGCCCTACATGTCAG GATTCCACTAAGGAATATGTATGCGAGCTATGTCAAAAGAATGGAAAAGAACCCTGCCAAATATCAACAAGGCAAGACTGCAAAATACAGACAGGGCTATCTGAACCTTCTGGTTTTGAAAATAAATCCATAAGCAGTCACAATGTGACCTCCAAAGTTCCCTGGAGTAATGGTAAG GTGAAATGTTACACAGATAGCGAGCAGCTGAAAAAGCTGAGGATCCTCTGCTTGCATGGTTTCCGTCAGAACGCATCCAATTTTAAGGGAAGAACATCAGCACTTGCCAAGAAGCTGAAGCACATTGCTGAGCTCATCTTCATAGACGCTCCTCATGAGCTTTCTTTTGTATACCAACCGATCCAGGGCTGCTGCTCTGACAAACCCTCACCTCCGGCTGCGATTCCAAAACGGAAATTCGCATGGCTCATTGCGCCAAACACCAGCTTCAACGCCGAGCAAGACTGGAAGGCTGCAGATGTGCCGTTCGACCCACTTCAGTACCAGCAACAAACCAAAGGCTTTGAGGAATCATACACCTATTTAGAAAACGCCATCTCTGAGATTGGAAACTTCGATGGAATCCTTGGCTTCTCTCagggcgccgccatggccgcattgttttgcaggcagcagcagaagaCATGTGGTGCTCCGAAGTTCAGGTTTGGGATGTTCTGCTCCGGGTATCCAGCACCAGTGGGCGATTTTGATGGTGAACCGATCAAGCTCCCCTCGCTTCATTGTTTTGGCAACGGTGAAGGCCATGACAGGCAGATAGCGAACAGGGCGAGCGCCGAACTTGCCGGTCTGTTTCAGCAGGATTGCTGCTCTGTGGTTGAGCATGATATGGGCCACATAATCCCCACCCGGTCGCCCTACATCGATCAAATAAAGGATTTCCTGTCCATTTTCCTATGA
- the LOC120666494 gene encoding intermediate cleaving peptidase 55, mitochondrial-like, which produces MAARLLRRTLRATEVAPRFLSHGVVQRAAYTSGGIVDIGQPTPQSHPELLADGEITPGITNEEYISRRKKLLEVLPEKSLAIIASADQQMMTDVVPYPFRQNGDYLYITGCTQPGGIAVLSEETGLCMFMPDKNKEDVVWQGQTAGVEAAVEFFKADKAFPLSQMQKILPEMIERSKGVYHNVKASSSSYKNLDAFRRASLNNKVKDLACYTDELRWIKSKSEIKLMRESASIVSQSLLQTMLLSRTHREENQLAAKIEYECKMRGAQRMAFHPVVGGGANGSVIHYSRNDRKIKAGDLLLMDVGCEYHGYLSDLTRTWPPCGRFSPAQEELYSLILETNKECIKLCKPGASINEIHNHSVKMLIKGFQELGVLEKGKSIQYNYLNPTAIGHSLGMDIHDSVTLPKDKPLEPGVVITIEPGVYIPPSPVLNERAPGRFRGVGIRIEDEVLVTEDGHEVLTASVPKEIPHLTTLMSMGVEAAADGHELRAAWS; this is translated from the exons ATGGCGGCGCGGCTGCTACGGAGAACGCTGCGAGCAACCGAG GTAGCACCTCGATTTCTATCTCATGGTGTGGTACAGCGAGCTGCATACACCTCTGGAGGAATAGTCGATATTGGACAACCGACGCCCCAGTCACACCCTGAG TTATTAGCTGATGGAGAGATCACACCAGGCATCACAAATGAGGAGTACATCTCTAGAAGAAAAAAGCTTTTGGAGGTGCTGCCAGAAAAGAGCTTGGCCATTATTGCCTCTGCTGATCAGCAGATGATGACCGATGTTGTGCCATATCCATTCAGACAGAATGGTGATTACCTGTACATTACTGGCTGTACGCAACCTGGTGGCATAGCAGTTTTGAGTGAAGAAACCGGACTATGCATGTTCATGCCTGATAAAAATAAGGAG GATGTAGTTTGGCAAGGTCAAACTGCTGGAGTTGAGGCAGCTGTGGAATTCTTTAAAGCGGATAAAGCATTTCCACTTAGTCAGATGCAAAAG ATCCTTCCTGAAATGATCGAGCGGTCAAAGGGGGTATATCACAATGTGAAGGCATCGTCATCTTCTTACAAGAACTTGGATGCCTTCCGTCGGGCATCACTCAACAATAAAGTAAAAGATCTTGCATGTTACACCGATGAATTACGGTGGATCAAGTCAAAATCTGAAATTAAGTTGATGAGGGAATCGGCATCTATTGTTTCTCAG TCACTTCTACAAACAATGTTGCTATCGAGGACCCACAGGGAGGAAAACCAGCTGGCAGCTAAGATTGAATATGAGTGCAAAATGAGAGGTGCCCAAAGAATGGC GTTCCATCCTGTAGTTGGTGGAGGTGCGAATGGCAGCGTTATACACTACTCAAGAAACGATAGAAAA ATCAAAGCAGGTGATCTTCTGCTCATGGATGTTGGCTGTGAGTATCATGGCTACCTTAGCGACCTGACTCGAACATGGCCACCCTGTGGCAGGTTTTCACCTGCTCAG GAAGAGCTGTACAGCCTAATACTGGAGACGAATAAGGAGTGCATAAAGCTCTGTAAACCAGGTGCCAGCATAAACGAGATACACAATCATTCA GTGAAGATGCTGATAAAGGGATTCCAGGAGCTGGGGGTCCTGGAGAAGGGGAAATCCATCCAATACAACTACCTGAACCCGACCGCGATAG GTCACTCGTTAGGCATGGACATTCATGACTCGGTGACACTCCCCAAGGACAAGCCCTTGGAGCCCGGCGTG GTGATCACGATCGAGCCCGGGGTGTACATCCCGCCGTCCCCGGTACTGAACGAGCGCGCGCCGGGGAGGTTCCGCGGCGTCGGGATCCGCATCGAGGACGAGGTCCTCGTCACCGAGGACGGCCACGAG GTGCTGACGGCGTCGgtgcccaaggagatcccgcacctGACCACCCTGATGAGCatgggcgtggaggcggcggcggacggccatGAACTGCGCGCAGCATGGAGCTGA